A segment of the Bordetella flabilis genome:
GGCGCGCCAGATCCACCAAGGCGGCGTTGGACACCGGCGTCTTCCGCAGGAAATCAAGAACCGGGCCAAGGGCCCTGGCACGGCGAGGCGAAGTGGCGCGCGTGGCGACACGCATGCCGTCCGCCTCGTCGCACGCTCCGATGAACTCGATGAGCGCGGCCTCCTTGTCCTGCGGATCCGAGCCGGAGAACAACAGCGCATTCAGGCCGCAAAAGTGCGCATAGACAGCGGGCTTGCATACGATCCGGATCGCTTCGTCCTTGCATGTCGTGCCGGGGCCGGCATATTCCTGGCGGACCGCCTGAACCCAGGCGCTGTCCAGGTGCAGCATCTGGTAGCTCCATGCGGCGTCGGGCGCCGGATTGCAGGCGTGGACGCGATGGGCCGGCACGAGCACAAGCGTGCCGGCGCGCAGCGCGACCGGGCCGTCGTCCGCTCCGGTGAAGATGCTCGTACCTCCATCCACCGCGCCGATGGAGAGGGTCGGATGGCTGTGGGGTATGTAGCAGGCGCGGCTATGGCAGGCGCGGCGGCTCTCGGCGTAGGGCAAGGCAGGATCGCGCCAGAATTCGGTGGTGGCTTCCATGGGTCGGCATCTTCGTCCGGGCATTCCGGCGCGCTCCCTTGTGAATTCCCGTATCAAGGTAAACGATCGATTATCGCCCCATCCCCATGCCAGAGGAGTATCGTGAACCATGCGCGCGCCACCGGTGCGTTCATGGATTGTCGATCCGCCCGCCTGCGGCGAGATCCCGAGCAAGGAGAGACACTTGCCCGCCACCAGTCGTTTCGTAGCGAGACCCAGGCCCGGAAGCACTGTCCCTATCCTCACGCTATGGTGTCTGTGGATGGCGCTGGCTGCCGCTGTTCTGCTGCACCAGGCGGCGTGGGCGCAAGCGCCATCCGCTTCCACCCCCACGATCGTGCTGCTGGATATCAAGGGCGCGATCGGGCCCGCGACCACGGAATACCTAGGCAAGGGCTTGGCCGCCGCCGCGGAACGAAAGGCCGCCGCCGTGGTGATTCGCATCGATACACCCGGCGGCCTGGTCTCTTCGACGCGCGACATTATCCGAGCCATGCTGGCCTCGCCAGTCCCGGTACTGGCCTACGTCGCGCCGGGTGGCGCGCAAGCCGCCAGCGCCGGCACCTACATCGTCTACGCCAGCCATCTGGCGGCGATGGCGCCTGGCACGAATATCGGCGCGGCCACCGTGGTGACCATGGGCGAACGGCGTGGCCCGGCGGAGCGCGAGCCCGCCTCGCCGGCTGACGGTAAGCCGGACAAGGCGCCAGACGAAGCGAAGCCGGACAAGGACTCCGAGACCAAGGGCGGGCCCGCCGACGCATCGATGCGCAAGGCGATCAACGACGCCGCCGCCTTCATACGCAGCCTGGCTGAGATGCACGGCCGCAACGCCCCATGGGCGGAAGATGCCGTCCGAGACGGTGTCAGCATCCCTGCCAACGAGGCGCTGGAGAAAAAGGTGGTCGAAATCCTGGCGACCGACCTGAATGGCCTGCTCGCCCAGGCCGACGGCAGGCAGGTGAACCTGAATGGCAAGCGGGTGGCTCTGGCCACGAAGGACGCCCAGGTCGTCCAGATCGAACCCGACTGGCGCACCCGATTCCTGGCCGTCATCACCAATCCGGAGATCGCCTATGTGCTGATGCTGTTGGGTGTCTACGGCATCATCTTCGAGCTGATGAGCCCGGGCGCGGTCTTTCCGGGAATCCTGGGCGCCGTCGCGCTGGTCACGGCGCTGTTCGCGTTCAATCTGCTGCCGGTCAATTACGCCGGTGTGGGACTGGTACTGCTGGGGATCGGGCTGATGGTGACCGAGGCCTTCACGCCTACGCTCGGCCTGGTCGGGATCGCCGGCGTGGCTATTTTCGCGTTCGGTTCGCTGTTCATGTTCGACAGCGGCGAAGCGCAGTTCGCGCTGTCGCTGCCCGTTGTGATCACCGCCACGATCGTCATGGGCGTAATGTTCGCGATCCTGCTGAGGGTCGCCCTGCGGGCGCATCGGCGTAAGGCAATCACCGGCGACAGCACCCTGATCGGCCGTGTCGCGCTGGTGCTGACCTGGGCGGGAACCGAGGGCCGCGTCCGGCTTGGCGACGAAAGCTGGGACGCGCACAGCGGCACGTCGTTTGCGCCCGGCGCGCGCGTAGTCATCACCGCCCGCGACGGACTGAAACTCACCGTAGAAGCTGCCGGCGCAAGCCAGGAGGACGCATTGTGATCATGACGCTTATTCCCTATATTGCTATCGCAGCGCTCGTCGTACTCCTGGTCGTATGGTCGATCAGGGTATTGCGCGAATACGAGCGGGGCGTGGTATTCACGCTCGGTCGCTACACGGGCGTAAAAGGGCCGGGGTTGATCATCCTGGTGCCGCTGGTCCAGCAGTTGGTTCGCGTGGACCTGCGCACGGTGGTGCTGGACGTTCCCAGCCAGGACATCATCTCGCATGACAACGTATCGGTGAAGGTGAACGCGGTGGTGTACTTCCGCGTGGTCGACCCGAACAAAGCCATCATCCAGGTGGAGCAGTACATGCAGGCGACCAGCCAGCTCGCGCAGACGACATTGCGTTCGGTCCTGGGCAAGCATGACCTGGACGAGATGCTGTCGGAGCGGGACAAACTGAACGCCGACCTTCAGCAGATCCTGGATCGGCAGACCGACAACTGGGGCATCAAGATCGCCAATGTCGAGATCAAGCACGTGGACATCAGCGAAAGCATGGTGCGCGCGATCGCGCGGCAGGCCGAAGCGGAGCGCAATCGCCGCGCGCGCATCATAAACGCCGAAGGCGAACAGCAGGCCGCCGAAAAGCTCGTCGATGCCGCGCGCGAGCTGGCCGTCGTCCCGGAAGCCATGCAGTTGCGCTACCTCTCGACGCTCTACGATATCGCGAACGATAGATCCTCGACCATCATATTCCCCATCCCGATCGATATGCTGAGCAGGCTGTTCGACAAGCGGGATTCGCGCCCCGAGTAAGCGCTGCGTCCCGGCTGGCGGCGTCATTGGGGCAGCGCGCCGGGGGCGCCACCAATACCCATCCCGCTGCCCCGCCGTCAAGCCGTGGGGCCGGCGCCCTCGAGGGCGGGTTCAGGCGCCGCCGCGGGAGCCGGTGCTTCGCTCTTCTGGTCCCGGCGCACGGTGGCAGGCATCGATGCCACGTGGATGGTCCGGGTCGGGAAGGCGAACTCCACGCCCAGGGCGTCCAGCTCTTCCATCAGTCGCAGGTTGATGGACTGTTGAATGTCCATGTACACGTTGTACCCTGGGTTCAGCACGATATAGACGGTCTCGAAGTCGAGCGTGCTTTCGCCAAAACCGCGAAAATGCGAACGGTCAAAGCGCGTGCAGTCCAACGACCGGACGATCTGTTCGACGATCTGCGGTATCTTGCGCGCTTGTGCGGCGGTGCAGTTGTAGGTGACGCCAAACTCGAACACGATCCGCCGCTCGGCCAGGCGCTTGTAGTTCTGGATCGTGCTGGTGAGCATCGCGGTGTTGGCCATCACGATCTGTTCGCCGCCAAGGCTGCGGATACGCGTGGTTTTGAGGCCGACATGTTCGACCGTTCCCGCGAGCGAGCCGATCACGATGAAGTCGCCTACCTCGAAAGGCTTGTCCACCGCGATCGAAAGCGATGCGAAGAGGTCGCCGAGGATGTTCTGAACGGCCAGCGCCACCGCAATGCCGCCGACGCCGAGGCTGGCAACGAAGGCGGTGATATTGACGCCAAGGTTCGACAGCATGGCCAGCAGGACGATCGCCCAAAGCAGGACCTTGGCGCCCCACATCATCAGGGATGTCAGCGCACTGAGCTGGACCCGTTCGTTGCCGCCCTTGCCTTGCATATAGTGCGTCATCACCAGCGTGATCGCGCGGCTGCCCCACAGTGCGGCTTGCAGCACAAGCACCACGAACCACAGGCTGCTCACCCGGTCGAGCCACGCGGGCGGCAGGTCGAGCAGTCCGGCCCCGATCAATACCGCCGCCAGCGCGAGCAGCGTGTTGCTCGTTCCGCCCACCACCATTCCGGCCACGCCGCCCACGACGGAAGAGGAGCGGCTTGCGACCGTGCTGAGCCTGCGATGGAGGAAGCTTACCGCGAGGCGCAGCACGATGAAGCTGATGATGGCCACGCCGATGGCGATTATCCAACTGAGCATCGGGATGCCAAGAAACCGCAGGTCGGGAAAGAAGGTGGTGACGGGTTCATTGTTCATTCGATAGGAGCCTTTGGATGAATGTGTGGCGCCGGAGCGTCGTTGGAGTACGTCGAGGAAGCGCCAATGAAAGCGCGACGAGGTGACATGATAGGTAGAACGGCCCGATGATGAAAGCGCGTTCGTGGCGACGCGCCTTGGAAGTTCCACGGGCCAGGCCCCTCATGGCCGATGCACGGCCCAGCCCGCGGCCGCTAGTCGGCAAGCGCCTCCATGGCCGCCTGGGGCCGATCCATCACGATCGCCCGCAGTTCGTCCTCGTCCAGCGTTTCCTTTTCCAGCAGCAACCGGGCGGTGCGCTCGAGCACGTCGCGGCGGTCCTCCAGCAGCTTCACGGTGCGGGCGAATGCCGTCTGGACGATATCGTGCACGGTCCGGTCGACCACCGCGGCCGTGGCCTCGGAATAGTCGCGCTCGCGTACGAAGGCACCCGGTTCCTGCCGGATCAGAAAGGAGCGGCGCTCGCGTTCGAGCGACACGTGGCCCACAGCCTCCGCCATGCCATAGCGCGTGACCATCGCGCGCGCGATATCGGTGACCTTGGCAAGGTCGTCGGCCGCGCCGGTGGATAGATGCCCGTAGACCACCCACTCCGCGGCGCGGCCGCCCAGCAGTACGGCCATCTTGTTTTCGAGTTCCTCGCGCGTCATCAGGAAGCGGTCCTCGGTCGGACGCTGGATGGTGTAGCCGAGCGCCCCGATGCCGCGCGGGATGATGGAAATCTTGTGGACGGGATCGACGCCAGGCAACGCCGTGGCCACCAGCGCGTGGCCGGTCTCGTGGTAGGCCACGATCTCGCGTTCCTTCGGGTTCAGCAGCCGGTTGCGTTTCTCCAGTCCGGCGACGATGCGCTCGATGGCGTTATTGAAGTCCTCCATCGCCACCGCGTCGGCACGGCGGCGAGTAGCGAGCAGCGCCGCCTCGTTGACGAGGTTGGCGAGATCGGCGCCGGTGAACCCGGGTGTCAACGCGGCGATGCTTTGCGCATCCACATCGGAGGCGAGCCGCACCTTCTTCAGATGCACCTTCAGGATCTGTACGCGTCCCTGCTTGTCGGGCCGGTCGACCAGCACCTGCCGGTCGAAGCGGCCGGCGCGCAGCAGCGCCGGGTCCAGGATTTCCGGCCGGTTGGTGGCGGCAAGCAGCACCAGGCCGGTCGACGCGTCGAAGCCGTCCAGTTCGACCAGCAGCTGGTTGAGCGTCTGTTCCTTCTCGTCGTGGCCGCCCGACATCGGCCCGATGCCGCGCGCCCGTCCCAGCGCATCCAGTTCGTCGATGAAAATGATGGCGGGGGCCTTCGAGCGTGCCTGCTCGAACAGGTCGCGCACGCGCGCCGCCCCGACGCCGACGAACATCTCCACGAATTCGGATCCCGAGATGGAGAAGAACGGCACCCGCGCCTCTCCGGCCACCGCGCGCGCCAACAGGGTCTTGCCGGTGCCGGGCGGCCCCACAAGCAGTACGCCCTTGGGCATGCGGCCGCCCAGGCGGCCGTAGGCTTTTGGGTCCTTCAGGAAATCGATGATTTCCTTGAGTTCGTCCTTGGCTTCGTCAACGCCGGCCACGTCGTCGAAGGTAACCCGGGTATCCGCCTCCACGTAGATCTTGGCCTTGCTTTTGCCTATCTGCATCAGCCCGCCGCCGAGGCCGCCGCCCATGCGGCGCAGGATGAAGATCCATACCGCCGCGAACAACAGTACCGGCAGCACCCACGACAGCAGGTCGCGCAGGAAGGTGTTCTCGATCTGTCCGGTCACGACGGCGCCGTGCTGCCGCAACTGCTGCGCGATGTCGGGCTCCACGCGAGCGGTGATGAAGTGGGTGCGCCCCTCCTGCGGGGCGGTGAAGCGGCCCTGGATGTATTGCTCGGAAACCGCCGCCTCCGCGATCTGCCCCGCGTCGAGATAGGTTTCGAACTGGCTGTAGGGAATCTGCGCGACCTGCTGCGTGGCGGTGTACAGCGACTGGAACCACAGCAGGGCGACGATGGCGAGAAGCCAATAGCCGAGATGGAACTGCGTCTGCCGATTGATTTTCATATCGGTGTCCCTGGACGGCGGGCGCGCGGCCCATGCCGGGCCGCGCGCCGGGCGGGGCATTGCCCCGGCTACTCGCGGTGTCAGCTACTGATGGCGATGCGCCGGGCCCGCGATTGGGCGCGCTCGCTCTTGGGCAGTGTAATGGTCAGGACGCCGCTCTTGAAGTTCGCGACGATTTTGTCTTCGTCGATCTCGTAACCGAGCGGAATGACGCGTTCGAAGCGGCCATAGAAACGCTCCGAGAATCGGCGTGCGTTGTCCTGGGACTCGGCGCGCTTCTCCCCGCGCAGCGTCAGCGCGCCGTCCTCGAGCAGGACCTCCACATCCTGCTCTTCCATGCCCGGCAGTTCCGCCGTGACGCGCAGGGCCCTGTCCTCGTCGGCCACTTCGATGTTGGGCCAGCCGGCCGACGCGCGCCTGACGCGGGGGTCCACGCCGAAGTTGCGGAAAACGTCGTCGAACAGCCGGTTCATTTCCCGGTGCAGGGACAGGAACGGGTCTTCCCCGTTATCGCGGTTATTGGCAGCGGCCAGGGAATTGCGGCCCCGGGGGATCAGATCACGTACGCTCATCATCTTCTCCTGTTGAAGTGGCGAGGCATCCGCCGGCGGCACCGGTGGCGCCCGCCGTTGACCAGAGCCTGGGACGGCCTCGCGGCCGGCCAGTACCGCGAATGTTGGGTATGGCGGTGGAAGTTTCAAGGGCATCCGTCATTCGTCCATCCCGCTTCGGATGAGCGCATGGCCCGCCGCTCGGGCATGGTGGCGCCAGGACTATCGATCAGGGCGGGACTTTCCCATCGAGATGCTCATCCGCTACCTGGCATCCAGGGCGGAGCGGCCGTCGGCGGCGCCGATGCTCCACAGGCGCAACGCGACGTGGATCTCCAGGGCACGTGTCGCCTCTTCCCACTGGCCGATGAGTCCTTCAATGGTCGCCAGCCTTTGCCGCACGGTATTGACGTGGATCGCCAGGTGCGCCGCGGTGGTCTTGGCGTTCTGGTGATTGTCCAGATAAACGAGCAAGGTCGCGGCCAACTGTGAGCCACGCCGGCGATCGTGGTCGACGACGGCGCCGATCGTCGATTCCAGGAAGGTGTGCAGGCTTCCGGGGTCCTGCGTTTCGAACAGCACGGAATAAAGCGCCAGTTCGTTCTGGGCGAGAATCCGCCCTCGGATGCCCAGCCGAGCCAACACGGAAAGGGCGCGCCGCAGCGAGGCATAGAGCACAGGCATTTCCGCCGCGCCTTGCGCGGCACGTGACACAACCCCGCGGTACGCCGGCCCGATCTCGCGGCGAGCGAAGTCGCCGAAGGCTTGCGCCAATTCCCGTGCGCGGCTCGCCTGGCAGACAAAGGCGAGTACGCCGTCGACTTCGTCCAGTACCGCGGCCTGCGGTGCCAGGCCGCCGCGCAGGCGCCGAGCGGTTGCGCCGGGCTCTCCCTGTTCCAGTTCGACCAGCATCAGCGTCATCGGCTGCGAGAGATCCAGGCCGAAGCGATCGGCGCGGTCGCGCGTCAACGCCGGCTCGCCCTGCCGGGGCGAGATCAGCGACTGCAACAACGCCGACACGTCGCGGCTCTTGCTGGCCTCGATGCGCTCCTGGGAGAGAAGCACAACGCCAATGACGCTCGAGCTTCTTTCGAAGGTCCGCACCGAAATATCCCGCATGTCTTCTCGCCGGAACAGCAGGACCGCGCCGAGCATGCCGTCGCCGCCGATCACCGCGTTCGCGCGGCAAATCTCGCCGCCCGAGTCGTAGGCCAGCATCGAACGGCCGGCTTGTCGGCTATCCCTGAGCGCTTGCGTCAATGCGGCGCTATGGGGCCCGTACGGTTCGTACGCATGCGCCGCCGTGCCGGTATAGCCAGGGGCGGACGCACGTGCGATTACCTGATGGGCTTCGTCCAGGACGAGGATACTGCCCTGGAGCAGTTGCGCGATCGACTGGCAAAGCTCGCCCAGGGACGCGCCCTTGGCGAGCAGAGAGGTCAATCGCTCGTGGGCCTCGACGGCATCCTGGACGTCGCGGGCATGCTGTTCCAGTTCGACGCGCGCCCGTTCCGCCTTCTCCAGCGCCGACTGCGCATCGGCAAAGGCCTGCGCGTTGTTGATCGCCACCGCGGCATGGGTTGCCAGTGTGCACAGGATCGACACGTTCAGCGCGGTGTGGGTGCGGTGATAGCGATCCGCCACGAATAGCAGGCCGATGACCTGCTCGTCCCAGATCAAGGGGGCCCCCACCAACGCCATGACGCCTTCGTCGCGAAAGATGTCGTCCAGCGCGGAATCGTGGACGAAGCGGTTGTCGTGCAGGTAATCCGGCGTGGCGAAGGGCAGGCGTGTGGACATCACGACGCCCGCGACGCCGCGCTTGCGCTTGGCCGTCATCTGCCCCGTGCGCTGGGCGATCGCGCCGTCGGCGACAACGACCTTGAATTCGCCGATGTCGGCGTCGTAGATGGTCAGCCAGCACAGATGCGCGCGCAGAAGATCACGGGCGCGGGTGACGATGGCCTTCAGAAGCTCCGACAGATCCAGGCGGCCGGCCAGATCCTGGGCCGATTCGATGACGGCCAGCATGCCGCGTTCGCGCTGCTCATGCTGCTCGATGCGGTGGCGCAGCGCCATGGCCATGCGGGCGAGTTCGATCAGGCTGTTCTTCTGCGCCAGGCCGTCGGGCAATGCCTCCAGCGTTGACAGCCTCGCGGCGAAGCTTTCCGTGGGTTCGTTGCCGTTCAGCAGGGCGATCAGGTCGGCGGCCACGGCCTCCACGCCGGGCGTGGCAGGATGGGAGTTGCGCGCGCCTGCACGTGTGCCTGCGCCGGTGCCTGCGGGTTGCTTGCGGTCCATGGGTCGCCTGGGGGGTGGAAGCGGGGCAGTGGCGGGCGGCTTGGGGGAGCGCGCCCGCCAGCCGACCGCCAGTGTGCGAACATCATATCAACACCCCCAGTCCAATGTGTGATTGGAACATAGTGTTGTGCCGCCATCTCCTGGACACTGGCGGTCTGGGACAAAGAGGAGACAAACCGGTGCACACAAGCATCATCGATACGCTGCGCCCGACGCCGGGGCTGCGCGTCCTGGTCACCGCGGGCGCGGGAGGCATCGGCGCCGCCGTGGCCCGTGCCTTTCGGGAGGCAGGCGCCCGCGTGCATGTCTGCGATATCGACCGCGCCGCGCTGGACAGGCTGACCGCCGAAGCACCCGATATCACGACGAGCATGGCGGACGCTTCGGTGGCCAAGGACGTTGACACGGTCTTCGATGACGTGAGCAATACGCTGGGCGGCCTGGACGTGCTGGTCAACAACGTCGGCATCGCCGGCCCCACCGGGCCCGTGGAGCAAC
Coding sequences within it:
- a CDS encoding AraC family transcriptional regulator, with translation MEATTEFWRDPALPYAESRRACHSRACYIPHSHPTLSIGAVDGGTSIFTGADDGPVALRAGTLVLVPAHRVHACNPAPDAAWSYQMLHLDSAWVQAVRQEYAGPGTTCKDEAIRIVCKPAVYAHFCGLNALLFSGSDPQDKEAALIEFIGACDEADGMRVATRATSPRRARALGPVLDFLRKTPVSNAALVDLARLAGMSRYQLIRTFRAVTGMTPHAWQLNQRVNLARARLRAGEDIAQVAHGLGFADQAHFQRVFKAHAGITPGRYRA
- a CDS encoding NfeD family protein, with the protein product MALAAAVLLHQAAWAQAPSASTPTIVLLDIKGAIGPATTEYLGKGLAAAAERKAAAVVIRIDTPGGLVSSTRDIIRAMLASPVPVLAYVAPGGAQAASAGTYIVYASHLAAMAPGTNIGAATVVTMGERRGPAEREPASPADGKPDKAPDEAKPDKDSETKGGPADASMRKAINDAAAFIRSLAEMHGRNAPWAEDAVRDGVSIPANEALEKKVVEILATDLNGLLAQADGRQVNLNGKRVALATKDAQVVQIEPDWRTRFLAVITNPEIAYVLMLLGVYGIIFELMSPGAVFPGILGAVALVTALFAFNLLPVNYAGVGLVLLGIGLMVTEAFTPTLGLVGIAGVAIFAFGSLFMFDSGEAQFALSLPVVITATIVMGVMFAILLRVALRAHRRKAITGDSTLIGRVALVLTWAGTEGRVRLGDESWDAHSGTSFAPGARVVITARDGLKLTVEAAGASQEDAL
- a CDS encoding slipin family protein, yielding MTLIPYIAIAALVVLLVVWSIRVLREYERGVVFTLGRYTGVKGPGLIILVPLVQQLVRVDLRTVVLDVPSQDIISHDNVSVKVNAVVYFRVVDPNKAIIQVEQYMQATSQLAQTTLRSVLGKHDLDEMLSERDKLNADLQQILDRQTDNWGIKIANVEIKHVDISESMVRAIARQAEAERNRRARIINAEGEQQAAEKLVDAARELAVVPEAMQLRYLSTLYDIANDRSSTIIFPIPIDMLSRLFDKRDSRPE
- a CDS encoding mechanosensitive ion channel family protein; the protein is MNNEPVTTFFPDLRFLGIPMLSWIIAIGVAIISFIVLRLAVSFLHRRLSTVASRSSSVVGGVAGMVVGGTSNTLLALAAVLIGAGLLDLPPAWLDRVSSLWFVVLVLQAALWGSRAITLVMTHYMQGKGGNERVQLSALTSLMMWGAKVLLWAIVLLAMLSNLGVNITAFVASLGVGGIAVALAVQNILGDLFASLSIAVDKPFEVGDFIVIGSLAGTVEHVGLKTTRIRSLGGEQIVMANTAMLTSTIQNYKRLAERRIVFEFGVTYNCTAAQARKIPQIVEQIVRSLDCTRFDRSHFRGFGESTLDFETVYIVLNPGYNVYMDIQQSINLRLMEELDALGVEFAFPTRTIHVASMPATVRRDQKSEAPAPAAAPEPALEGAGPTA
- a CDS encoding Hsp20/alpha crystallin family protein is translated as MSVRDLIPRGRNSLAAANNRDNGEDPFLSLHREMNRLFDDVFRNFGVDPRVRRASAGWPNIEVADEDRALRVTAELPGMEEQDVEVLLEDGALTLRGEKRAESQDNARRFSERFYGRFERVIPLGYEIDEDKIVANFKSGVLTITLPKSERAQSRARRIAISS
- a CDS encoding helix-turn-helix domain-containing protein, which encodes MDRKQPAGTGAGTRAGARNSHPATPGVEAVAADLIALLNGNEPTESFAARLSTLEALPDGLAQKNSLIELARMAMALRHRIEQHEQRERGMLAVIESAQDLAGRLDLSELLKAIVTRARDLLRAHLCWLTIYDADIGEFKVVVADGAIAQRTGQMTAKRKRGVAGVVMSTRLPFATPDYLHDNRFVHDSALDDIFRDEGVMALVGAPLIWDEQVIGLLFVADRYHRTHTALNVSILCTLATHAAVAINNAQAFADAQSALEKAERARVELEQHARDVQDAVEAHERLTSLLAKGASLGELCQSIAQLLQGSILVLDEAHQVIARASAPGYTGTAAHAYEPYGPHSAALTQALRDSRQAGRSMLAYDSGGEICRANAVIGGDGMLGAVLLFRREDMRDISVRTFERSSSVIGVVLLSQERIEASKSRDVSALLQSLISPRQGEPALTRDRADRFGLDLSQPMTLMLVELEQGEPGATARRLRGGLAPQAAVLDEVDGVLAFVCQASRARELAQAFGDFARREIGPAYRGVVSRAAQGAAEMPVLYASLRRALSVLARLGIRGRILAQNELALYSVLFETQDPGSLHTFLESTIGAVVDHDRRRGSQLAATLLVYLDNHQNAKTTAAHLAIHVNTVRQRLATIEGLIGQWEEATRALEIHVALRLWSIGAADGRSALDAR